A section of the Candidatus Limnocylindrales bacterium genome encodes:
- a CDS encoding lamin tail domain-containing protein, whose protein sequence is MRPFSLRPFAAVFAALFLLPCEARALVISELMASNATTITDEDGEYSDWVEIFNNSASTANLGGMYLTDDESLPTKWQFPATTLGAGQYLIVWTSDKNRQVSGQPLHTNFKLSSSGEYLGLIAADGTTVIDEYVPSFPAMSTDRSYGLASDLVTERCFIIPTPGAANNETADCVTTAPVTFSPARGYYDAPIAVTISTATPGATINYTTDGSDPTPTHGTPYTAPISVTTNAMIRAMAFGPGLDPTPSVTHTYIYLNDILTQTIADQPPEYLFAGADYDMDPDVVNDPRYASEIIGDLKAIPALSIVTDVDHLFGPQNGIYNHRLGTGVEWERPTSVEMIRDDGAAGFQINCGIRIQGGVSRLSDMGKYSLRLLFKSIYGPSKLVYPFFPDSPVDSFDTITLTATHGNSWPAGFSRAEYIRDTWLKDTQLAMGQASAHTTYVQLFINGRYWGMYRPTERPSGPFLASYFGGVEEDYDALNAGKVIDGDRNSWDTLQDLAAGPVETLAGYDAVRQYLDVDNFSDYMISNIYAANYDWPEKNWYAGRKREAGAGFRFFNWDGEDTFNSPNANRVSLGAIDTPGAVYANLRKSPEFRLAFADRVHKHFFNGGALTPEAAKVRWRKRRDQIYHAIVGESARWGDHRRTIPYTRDIEWIAENQRLLLNYFPARTRIQVDQFRSAGLYPSVDAPEFSKNGGQFFAGDQVTISGPAGAVIWVTTDGSDPRIPGGAVSPSASPYSGAITLSAAVTIRARALSSGNVWSAISDTAFTPVSPLRITELMYNPSAGTGAEYLEIRNISASPVSLAGVRLTAGVTFNFPATMLGAGAVAVAVESTTTFPAVYGPGHPVLGQYSGRLDNGGERITLVAADNSVIHDFEYDDAWYPSTDGPGRSLVIRDATADLSAWGLASGWKASAMNAGTPGSVEPPHCSNGIDDDGDGFIDLADAGCAGASAETEVPECNDGIDNDADGTIDMADLQCSSASHATEAPDAGDSFLCYAAKQGQPFAPVEITIDDELDGAVSYELPVAQSICVAGERDGTAAIDDSTHLRSYPLKPIDGEPLHVPLFAQHYDSALGPFYLDIGKPLRLLAPAVIDLAAPVSSPDFGSHGVDFYKCYRASLSKNLPRYFPPNAQVHFEDLFESRDYVLRPPTQVCVPAAVDGPVKTPGRHLLCYKAARSKLSPVHIPALGVNAADLFAESIFSTSREAELCVPAVPVAD, encoded by the coding sequence ATGCGTCCATTCTCGCTTCGCCCGTTCGCGGCCGTTTTCGCTGCGCTGTTTCTCCTTCCGTGCGAGGCGCGAGCGCTCGTGATCTCCGAGCTGATGGCTTCCAACGCTACGACGATCACCGACGAGGACGGCGAGTATTCGGACTGGGTCGAGATCTTCAACAACAGCGCGTCGACCGCGAATCTCGGCGGCATGTACCTGACCGACGACGAGTCGCTGCCGACCAAATGGCAATTCCCGGCAACCACACTCGGCGCCGGCCAGTACCTGATCGTCTGGACGTCCGACAAGAACCGTCAGGTCTCCGGGCAGCCGCTGCACACCAACTTCAAGCTCTCGTCGAGCGGAGAGTATCTCGGACTGATCGCAGCCGACGGCACGACCGTGATCGACGAATACGTTCCGTCGTTTCCGGCGATGTCGACCGACCGCAGCTACGGTCTCGCATCCGACCTCGTCACCGAGCGCTGCTTCATCATTCCGACGCCCGGCGCGGCCAACAACGAAACTGCGGACTGCGTGACGACCGCACCGGTCACGTTCAGTCCGGCGCGCGGCTACTACGACGCGCCGATTGCGGTCACGATCTCGACGGCGACACCCGGCGCGACGATCAACTATACGACCGACGGCAGTGATCCGACGCCCACGCACGGCACCCCGTACACAGCGCCGATCAGCGTGACGACCAACGCGATGATCCGCGCAATGGCGTTCGGTCCGGGGCTCGATCCGACGCCGTCGGTCACGCACACGTACATCTATCTCAATGACATCCTGACGCAGACCATTGCCGACCAGCCGCCGGAGTATCTCTTCGCCGGAGCCGACTACGACATGGATCCGGATGTCGTAAACGACCCGCGCTATGCATCCGAGATCATCGGCGATCTCAAGGCGATCCCGGCACTTTCGATCGTCACCGACGTCGATCACCTGTTCGGACCGCAGAACGGGATCTACAACCACCGCCTCGGCACCGGTGTGGAGTGGGAACGGCCGACCTCGGTCGAAATGATCCGCGACGACGGCGCGGCGGGCTTCCAGATCAATTGCGGAATTCGCATCCAGGGCGGCGTCAGCCGCCTTTCGGACATGGGCAAATACTCGCTGCGGCTGCTGTTCAAGAGCATCTACGGGCCGTCCAAGCTCGTCTATCCGTTCTTCCCGGACTCGCCGGTCGACAGCTTCGATACGATCACGCTGACGGCCACGCACGGCAATTCGTGGCCGGCCGGCTTCTCACGCGCCGAATACATTCGCGACACGTGGCTCAAGGACACGCAGCTCGCGATGGGACAGGCCTCGGCGCACACGACGTACGTGCAGCTGTTCATCAACGGCCGTTACTGGGGCATGTACCGTCCGACCGAAAGGCCGAGCGGTCCGTTCCTCGCGTCGTACTTCGGCGGCGTCGAAGAAGACTACGATGCGCTCAACGCCGGCAAGGTCATCGACGGCGACCGCAATTCGTGGGACACGCTGCAGGATCTCGCGGCCGGACCGGTCGAGACGCTCGCCGGCTACGATGCCGTGCGCCAGTACCTCGACGTCGACAACTTCTCCGACTACATGATCTCGAACATCTACGCAGCCAACTACGACTGGCCGGAGAAGAACTGGTACGCCGGCCGGAAGCGCGAGGCCGGAGCCGGATTCCGCTTCTTCAACTGGGACGGCGAGGACACGTTCAACTCGCCGAACGCCAATCGCGTGAGCCTCGGAGCCATCGACACGCCAGGCGCGGTCTACGCGAACCTGCGCAAGAGCCCGGAGTTCCGCCTCGCGTTCGCCGATCGCGTGCACAAGCACTTCTTCAACGGCGGTGCGCTGACACCGGAAGCCGCCAAGGTGCGCTGGCGCAAGCGCCGCGACCAGATCTACCACGCCATCGTCGGCGAATCGGCGCGCTGGGGCGATCATCGCCGCACGATCCCGTACACGCGCGACATCGAATGGATCGCCGAGAACCAGCGGCTGCTGCTCAACTACTTTCCGGCGCGCACGCGCATCCAGGTCGACCAGTTCCGCAGCGCCGGCCTGTATCCGTCCGTCGATGCACCGGAATTCTCGAAAAACGGCGGCCAGTTCTTCGCCGGTGATCAGGTCACGATCTCGGGGCCGGCCGGAGCCGTCATCTGGGTAACCACCGACGGCAGCGATCCGCGCATTCCCGGCGGCGCGGTCTCACCGTCGGCAAGTCCGTACTCCGGAGCGATCACGCTGAGCGCAGCGGTTACGATCCGCGCGCGCGCGCTTTCGTCCGGCAATGTGTGGAGCGCAATCTCCGACACCGCGTTCACGCCGGTATCGCCGCTGCGCATCACCGAGCTCATGTACAATCCGTCGGCCGGCACCGGGGCCGAATACCTGGAGATCCGCAACATCAGCGCGTCGCCGGTGAGCCTTGCCGGCGTGCGCCTGACTGCCGGCGTCACGTTCAACTTCCCCGCGACGATGCTCGGCGCGGGAGCAGTTGCGGTTGCGGTCGAGAGCACGACGACGTTCCCGGCAGTTTACGGACCCGGCCATCCGGTGCTCGGACAGTACAGCGGGCGCCTCGACAACGGCGGCGAGCGCATCACGCTCGTGGCCGCCGACAACTCGGTGATCCACGATTTCGAGTACGACGACGCGTGGTATCCGTCGACCGACGGTCCCGGAAGGTCGCTCGTCATTCGCGATGCGACGGCCGACCTTTCGGCGTGGGGACTCGCGTCGGGCTGGAAGGCGAGCGCGATGAACGCCGGTACGCCCGGTTCGGTGGAACCGCCGCATTGTTCGAACGGCATCGACGACGATGGAGACGGCTTCATCGACCTTGCAGACGCCGGGTGTGCGGGCGCAAGCGCCGAGACCGAGGTGCCCGAGTGCAACGACGGCATCGACAACGACGCCGACGGAACCATCGACATGGCCGACCTGCAGTGTTCGTCGGCGTCGCACGCCACGGAAGCACCGGACGCCGGCGACAGCTTCCTTTGCTACGCCGCGAAGCAGGGCCAGCCGTTCGCGCCGGTCGAGATCACGATCGACGACGAGCTCGACGGCGCGGTCAGCTACGAGCTGCCGGTCGCGCAATCGATCTGCGTTGCCGGCGAACGCGACGGCACCGCGGCGATCGACGACTCGACGCATCTGCGGTCGTATCCGCTGAAGCCGATCGACGGCGAGCCTTTGCACGTGCCGCTCTTCGCGCAGCACTACGACAGCGCGCTCGGTCCGTTCTATCTCGACATCGGCAAGCCGCTTCGCCTGCTTGCGCCGGCCGTCATCGATCTGGCGGCGCCGGTTTCGTCGCCGGACTTCGGTTCGCACGGCGTCGACTTCTACAAGTGCTACCGCGCGTCGCTGTCGAAGAACCTGCCGCGCTACTTCCCGCCGAACGCGCAGGTGCACTTCGAGGATCTGTTCGAGTCGCGCGATTACGTGCTGCGTCCGCCGACCCAGGTCTGCGTGCCGGCCGCCGTCGACGGCCCGGTCAAGACGCCGGGACGGCACCTGCTCTGCTACAAGGCGGCCCGCAGCAAACTATCGCCCGTGCACATCCCGGCGCTCGGCGTGAACGCTGCCGATCTGTTTGCGGAATCGATCTTTTCGACGTCGCGCGAAGCCGAGCTGTGCGTGCCGGCGGTGCCGGTCGCAGACTGA
- a CDS encoding AraC family transcriptional regulator translates to MATAPDQSRSTLSSWSATIVRALDGEGLDGTAIASRAGIDSAALADPDARIPRESLTRLWQLAVEESGNPAFGLVAARYTMQTTFHALGYAVLASATLREALERIIRYRRLIGEIIQLRLEDLDDRARFFIDVSAGNGIVPWEAVDAFVAVTVRQAGLLIGSRDYCPLAISLERPAPEDPSPFERALRAPVAFGQPATFVDYSREDLDRPLPAANAELARQNDEVVVRYLARHAEHDVLRKTREALIECLPSGAPTKPQIARRLGTSARSLQRLLATQQTSFKEMLAEARLVLAKNYLDEGRLPVTEIAFVLGFADTSAFSRAFKRWTGVAPSEYAKQSSSTRSRTH, encoded by the coding sequence ATGGCAACCGCTCCCGACCAGTCCCGATCGACGCTCTCGAGCTGGAGCGCGACGATCGTGCGCGCTCTCGACGGCGAGGGGCTGGATGGCACCGCAATCGCCTCGCGTGCCGGAATCGATTCGGCTGCACTCGCCGACCCCGATGCCCGCATCCCGCGCGAGTCGCTGACGCGGTTGTGGCAGCTCGCGGTCGAAGAGAGCGGCAACCCGGCGTTCGGGCTGGTCGCCGCGCGCTACACCATGCAGACGACGTTTCATGCGCTCGGCTACGCTGTGCTCGCGAGCGCGACGCTTCGAGAGGCGCTCGAGCGCATCATCCGCTACCGCCGCCTGATCGGCGAGATCATCCAGCTTCGTCTCGAGGACCTGGACGATCGCGCACGCTTCTTCATCGACGTGTCGGCCGGCAACGGAATCGTCCCGTGGGAGGCCGTCGACGCGTTCGTCGCGGTCACCGTACGGCAGGCGGGCCTGCTGATCGGAAGCCGCGATTATTGTCCGCTGGCCATTTCGCTCGAACGTCCGGCGCCGGAGGATCCGTCGCCGTTCGAGCGCGCGCTGCGCGCACCGGTCGCGTTCGGACAGCCGGCGACGTTCGTCGATTATTCGAGGGAAGACCTCGATCGCCCGCTGCCGGCCGCCAACGCCGAGCTCGCGCGCCAGAACGACGAAGTCGTCGTGCGCTATCTCGCGCGCCACGCCGAACACGACGTGCTGCGCAAGACCCGCGAAGCGTTGATCGAATGCCTGCCGAGCGGCGCGCCGACGAAGCCGCAGATCGCACGACGCCTCGGAACCAGCGCGCGCAGCCTCCAGCGGCTGCTCGCCACCCAGCAGACGTCGTTCAAGGAGATGCTCGCCGAGGCCCGGCTCGTGCTCGCGAAGAACTATCTCGACGAAGGCCGCCTGCCCGTTACCGAGATCGCGTTCGTGCTCGGTTTTGCCGACACCAGCGCGTTCTCGCGCGCGTTCAAGCGCTGGACGGGCGTTGCGCCGAGCGAATATGCGAAACAGTCGTCGTCCACGCGCTCCCGTACGCACTGA
- a CDS encoding SDR family oxidoreductase — MNLGIRGRSAIVCASSKGLGKACATALAREGVSVTINSRNAEHLAAAAEEIRRETGAVVTEVVGDIAAESTRKALLEACPSPDILVTNNGGPMPGRYQDWDRDAWIAALDANMLAPVLMIGAVVDGMVERGFGRIVNILSAMVKSPLAPMGLSAGARTGLMSFCKGVSREVAPFNVTINNLLPERIDTERQRFMAELAAGMRGQTIEQAYDDIRGSIAARRLGTPAEFGDACAYLCSSQAGFLSGQNLSLDGGTYAGIL, encoded by the coding sequence GTGAACCTCGGAATCCGCGGCCGATCGGCCATCGTCTGCGCATCGAGCAAAGGGCTCGGAAAGGCCTGCGCGACCGCGCTCGCGCGCGAAGGCGTGAGCGTCACGATCAATTCCAGAAACGCGGAGCATCTTGCCGCAGCGGCCGAAGAAATCCGGCGTGAGACAGGCGCGGTCGTGACCGAAGTGGTCGGCGACATCGCGGCCGAATCGACGCGCAAAGCGCTGCTCGAAGCGTGCCCGTCGCCGGATATCCTGGTCACCAACAACGGAGGCCCGATGCCGGGCCGCTACCAGGATTGGGACCGCGACGCGTGGATCGCGGCGCTCGACGCGAACATGCTGGCTCCGGTGCTGATGATCGGCGCCGTCGTCGACGGCATGGTCGAGCGCGGTTTCGGCCGCATCGTCAACATCCTTTCGGCGATGGTGAAGTCTCCGCTCGCGCCGATGGGTCTTTCGGCGGGCGCGCGCACCGGCCTCATGTCGTTCTGCAAAGGCGTTTCGCGCGAAGTCGCGCCGTTCAACGTGACGATCAACAATCTGCTTCCGGAGCGCATCGACACCGAGCGCCAGCGCTTCATGGCCGAGCTCGCGGCGGGCATGCGCGGACAGACCATCGAGCAGGCGTACGACGACATCCGCGGTTCGATCGCGGCGCGTCGGCTCGGAACGCCCGCGGAGTTCGGCGACGCATGCGCGTACCTGTGCTCGTCGCAGGCCGGATTCCTGTCCGGCCAGAACCTCTCGCTCGACGGCGGCACCTATGCAGGAATTCTCTGA